The nucleotide sequence TTACGCAAGCACCAAGGAAACGGTAAGAAAAAGAAAATGCCTAGCATACGGGGTTTATGAATCAGGCCAGAGTTCCTCGCTAGTATCAAGAAGCATGATTTCAAACCTTGACTTACGTATCTTTTTAAATATTTGATTAAGAGTTTTAAACTGACATAATGAaatttactccctccgtctcaaaaaAAAGTCATTATATAATAAAAGTATatttaacgatctatctaatgataataattatgtattataaatattaatattcctttatatataattggttaaagttaaaaaaaagttaacttctcgAGAAACGAGAATGACTTCTATTTTAAGATAGAGGGAGTATATTGAAAAAAAGTCTCCTAACACAACATCTCGTACAGTGGCGTAGCTAGGATCTGGAGCAAGGGTGGTCCACTGTAGATGTAAAACCAAATTATAGAGTGGTCCATGTGTAATTTTTATGATTTTGAAGAGCTCATCTACTGTAGTTTAACCTTGAGCTAAATTTTAGGGTGGTCCATGAACCACCTGTTCACCTAGCTAGCTCCGCCTATGATATCGTACGTGTACCTCCGGTTCCAGGGTCATGGTACCATTTTCGAATACGCAGCACGCGGTACATAGACGATGACACATATTCCTCCCAGAAGAAAGTAACGTAACGCCGTCCTCATTGTGTTCTTTCTTTATACTGATGTTAAGTTTTATTCAAATCGTGGTCCTTAAATCTAGTTATATAAGGATACAGGTGTTTTGCCTAGTATGACTATGGTACTCCGTGAGACTATAGACTATAATGGATTATGGGTCCATCTTATAGAGCTTTTAAGTTTATATTTGACCTTGAAATGCTTGTCCCTTAGGTggttttcttgcccttgtacatTATCAAATGAACAGAGGTTTTATAGTTTGTTTCTAGTTGGTGTATGCGGCAATGGCAGAGCATAGGATTAAAGACAACAATAGGCACTCGATAGATTATGTGAAAATTAGACAATTATTTTTTTGTGTAACAAAGGAACATaccaaaatatatatatagtgataatAATCACAAAAGAACAGAGGTGGCCTTGATCCATGTTGACCTCAAGGAAGCTTTGGCACCTACTCCAGAGTATCCAATATGTTCCTTCTTTGTATGATATAGCTCCGCGGCGCCATGTATATATGACGCGATTCTACTATTTATGATATTATCACGAAGAAATTTTTATAGTTCCAGACAACAAGCCATGCACCATATGCATTGCAAAATAGGGCGATACGTCGAGCTAGCTAAGGAGTTCAACAGTTCACACCATCGAGTCATGCTCAACGGCTTTTCTCCCCAGCAGTAAATATTGAATCTTAATTATTCGGCAACTTATATGTTTTTATGATAGTACTAATCGTAATTAATAATTTCTAATTATGTGTGTCAATATTTGAAACAAGGCTTTTTTGAGTTGAAATGAAGAGCTTATCCAACGGACACCACATTACCACAACTCTCCCCGGCCTGGGCCGGTCCACAGTGCTACACGCCCACACGACGCTTCCCTCTGGCACAGGCCCACAGTGCCACACGACGCCTAATACTAGTGGCCTGTTTAGAACAGGAATTTCACAAGGACCGTGCAGGAATTTTCACAGAAAAAACACGTGAACTAGAAATATTTTCCGCATTACAGGACGACCCGCTCCGATCCGGGCCATGCCATGAAGCCAACGCCGAATCAACCACCCAGTGACGAACGAAATCATGAGGTCTCGACGGCTCACCCAACTCCGAGGCCGGAGGTCCCGACCCGAAGCCACAAGCAAACGAAACGCCGATGCCGTCAAGCACAGCATCGCGCGGTCGCCCCTCCAGGCCGGCTGCCGCCGGAaatctcatcaattcctcatccATCTCCTCCGCCTCGTGTCCACGTCCACCTGACCTGCCGCGAGCCGCGTGCTCCCTCCACCGCCACCCGCCCCCGCATCGCTTCTCTTCTCCGAAACGAAAAGATCCTCTCCTGCCTCCCTCCCATCGCACCCGCCCGCCCAAACGCACGCGCTCGGCGCACGCACGcccacctgcaggctgcagctgccGCGTAGCCACCAGCCAATCTGGCTTAAACAAAACCCACCCAAATTTAAGCAAATCCCAGTCCCAGCCCGAAAAGGGGTATAGGCCGAAAGTAAGGAAGGCAGGTGCATCTGCGCCGTCGCAAATTTCGCTTCGCTCCGCTCCCGCACCCGCGCCCGCCTCGTCGTCAATCCGTCCACCCACCCATCTACCGCGCCGAGGGAACGCCCCGCGGCGGCTCCGGCGACGTACgcggggagaggagaggagaggagatgagACGAGGCGCGACGGGGTGGGCGGCATGAGGTGCAAGAAGCACCCGTACCAGGCCGGCGGCGGCGTCTGCGCCACGTGCCTCCGCGACCGCCTGCTCGCGCTCGAGGCCGCGCAGAACGGCGACGCATCCCCGCCGCCGCCCGTTCCTGCCCAGGCCCCTCCGGTTCCGCCCGAGCCCCTGGCGTTCCCGAGGTCGGTGTCGCCGTACGTGTCCCGCAGGAAGTCGGACACGTCGGGCGCGCTCAGGCACCACCCGAGCCTGCTCTTCTTCCGGACGCCGCAGGTCGGGCCCACCTACGGCGGCGCGTTGGAGGAAGGCGACATAGCCTACGAGTACGAGAAGCGGCGCGCCCGCAACTTCTCCGTGCTCGCCACGCTCTtcggccgccaccaccaccaccgcagatCGGAAGAGAAGCATCACCATCAGCAGGAAGGCGGCGCCAAGGAGCGCAAGAAACATTTTTCTTGGTTCGCCGGGATCATCCCGCGCCGCCGCAAGAAGCAgcaggcggcggcgccggcggcctcGGCCACCTCGCCACAGTCGGCCCCGCCGAGGCGCTCCTCCTGCCGCCTCGTGGTCAGCAACCGGGGGCTCTCGCCGGAGCGGGACAGCCACGGCGGCAGCGGCGACGAGAGCAGCAGCTCGCCCGCCGCCGCGGATACCCCGTGGCGGCCGTCCCCGTCCCCCATGCGGAGGACCACCTGCCAGCGCCGCCAGACCAACAGCATGCCGTCGGGTTTTGTCGTCTGCCTCAGCCCGCTCGTGCGGCCCAGCccgggccgccgccaccgccacggcGTCCAGCCGCCGGACCCCGGCTCCTTCTCTTGCGAGCTCCGGCCGTCGCCGCTCCACAGCCTCTCATCCGCCGCCTCCGTCACGCGCTGTCGCTCCaggaagctcgccgacggcggccgCTTCCGGTGATCTTTGCTTCCATTTTCCTCCTTCCATTCCACCTTATCCAGATTACTAGTCCACTTTTTAgaatttcttttttcctttttggaTTTATTACATTTTGCCTATCCGTGAAGAAGAGTCTGTAAGATTGGCACACCCAAaccaagtccaaagtccaaaccacTCCGTTGACATATACTAGTATTACTGCTTGTCGGCCCAACATTTTGTGGCAATGTAACGAGCTGCTTGTACTGCTATCAAGGAACTACATGTTCATGTTTTGTACAGCTACCTGTGTAATCTCGAATTTCTTCTTTTGCAAAATCGAACTACTCTAACCCATGATTCTTTGTCAATGATGTTCGGATTAGAGTTAATGATGTCTGTGGTACATGTTCTATGTACAGAATTAAATGCTGCTGGAGATAGACAGATGGAGGAGAGAGACAGCATTCGCACGGAGATTGGTAAGGGTCTGTTATCTGAGAGCCAGCTCACATGGGACAGGCTGAGCACATAGAACGCTGTCATATTTGGTTGAGTATATCTACTCAGGCTGGCTGAGAAGAGATGGTGTTTGGTTGCCTGTACGAAGATATACTGCATGGGATAAAAATATTATAAGGTTATGATTATGATTTTTATTTTGTACAAATACACTCTTAAAGTTCTTATTTTATCTAATTATGTCTTAAACATctttaaaataaattaatatcaCTTGATATTTACTAATCATGCACTAATACATCATTAGTCGAGTAAATAGCTGCACCGAGCGAGCCTGGCCCAGCAGAAACGGCCGATTCGGGCGTTTCCCGCGAGCCAGGCCCGACGGCACTTCCTGCATGCGGCCAGCCAGGCTCCGACGCTCCTCCGGCCAATCAAACGCTCCGACTCTGCACCCCACGATGCATGTTCGTTCGGAACCAAcgaaccaaacacgccctaaaaGAAGTTTCTTGATCGTTTTGTTTTGTGTCTGAATGATAGGCCTTATTTAGTTGGCGAATTGGGAAATGGTATtgcagcactttcgttgttatttggtaattagtgtctaatcatagtttaattagacttaggctgtgtttagttcgtgaaatttggaaatttggctactatagcactttcgtttttatttggtaattagtgttcaatcatggactaattaggctcaaaacgttcgtctcgtgatttccaatcaaactgtgcaattagtttttttttcgtctacatttaatgctccatgcacgtatcgcaagattcgatgggatgactactgtagcactttttgggaatttggttgggaactaaacaagtatataaaagattcgtctcgtgaatttcgtctaaactgtgtaatcagttttatttttaatttatatttaatgcttcatgcatgagtCAAAGATTCGATGTATAGGAGAATCTTAAAAAAATTTACAAAATTTTAAGAAGTAAACAGGGTCAAGGAGTCCTGCCCTATTTGGCCGATGAAAACGAGATTCTACCACTATACTAGTATATTTCAATTCAATTCCATTTGGTCAGAGGATTCACATGGCGGCAGGCAGCATCTTGATGGTGGATGGATGGCCAGTCCCTTCATTACTCTTTGCTGGTACACCAAACCATTCTATTCAATGTTCCCAACCCCTTTGTGCGTGCTGGAGCCGTTCACTTACCACTGGCCTGCCTGGCCATTTGTTCATTCCAATTCCAATCCTTTTAGAGACACAGACAGGTGCAAGAAACAGACCATGGACACAACTCACAAGCAGTAGTACGTCTTCTTGAAAAGATGGGACAGTAAGATTTTCATGAAATActcgcttgagcttattcagcaCTATTTTTCAGTtatgaaataattttttttttctcacaacatttcaACATAAACATTAGCgtaagtcaaatttcagcataaCACTAATGGCAGACCGCAATTTGGAGGAGATTCTCCTCGCATTAGGGCCTCTCTTAGTGACTTCCGGGCTGTCCACGATGTGACAAATGTGTAATGACGATGATCGATGATGATGTATTCCTGTGGGTATTAGCGTGACTGGCTGATGATGATGTGTGAACATACACACCAGTGGCGCCTTGTGCTGTGTCTCCGTGCTCCGGATCGACGGATCCCATTGTTTAACTTGCGCCTGGTGCCAGTGTGCCATCACCGTATCAAAGCACCAGTACTAATTGCTAAACAACGGGGGTTATCACAGCTCACAGATAGCTACTGCTACCAATACACTCAATATAAGATACTGTCGGTTTTGGCATGTTGTTGGGAGGTGTGGTTAGCTCGTGTTAAGCTGACCTGTTAAGCGTAGTTTATTAGAGGAAAAGGTTGGACTTTTCAGCAAAGCTTTGTTTTTTTTCCCTATCCCCTCCGTGTTTGAAATGCCAGATACGCTATTGTTATCCCAAACAGACAGCAAACACATAGATTAAAGTTTGTACCGTTCCCAGCAAATGATTTGCTTAATCGTTGGAAATGTTGCTGCCGAGTTCTGATTGGTCGGGAGTTCCTCGGTTTCAACTTGTCTTGCGTCTACCCATGGGATGCTGAGATCTCTAGGAATTCTACGTAGGAGTACTACGTATACGTACTCGTGGTTAAGGCTTACTCGTGGTGTCCTGACGCCTAATCATGCGGATTTGTGCGCAACTGGCTGCTGCTGCGAAGCGCGAAGTCAACCTGGATAATTTGGCCCCAGCAAAGCCAATCATCCGATGAAGCAGAACACAAATGTTCATATTGCATTGGACAGAGAGAAACTGAAGAAGCATCAATCTA is from Miscanthus floridulus cultivar M001 chromosome 7, ASM1932011v1, whole genome shotgun sequence and encodes:
- the LOC136464179 gene encoding uncharacterized protein: MRCKKHPYQAGGGVCATCLRDRLLALEAAQNGDASPPPPVPAQAPPVPPEPLAFPRSVSPYVSRRKSDTSGALRHHPSLLFFRTPQVGPTYGGALEEGDIAYEYEKRRARNFSVLATLFGRHHHHRRSEEKHHHQQEGGAKERKKHFSWFAGIIPRRRKKQQAAAPAASATSPQSAPPRRSSCRLVVSNRGLSPERDSHGGSGDESSSSPAAADTPWRPSPSPMRRTTCQRRQTNSMPSGFVVCLSPLVRPSPGRRHRHGVQPPDPGSFSCELRPSPLHSLSSAASVTRCRSRKLADGGRFR